The Oxyura jamaicensis isolate SHBP4307 breed ruddy duck chromosome Z, BPBGC_Ojam_1.0, whole genome shotgun sequence genome window below encodes:
- the TAL2 gene encoding T-cell acute lymphocytic leukemia protein 2, whose translation MTRKIFTNTRERWRQQNVNSAFAKLRKLIPTHPPDKKLSKNETLRLAMRYINFLVKVLGEPGLQQTAAAARGSLLGFFQQAPRLQSMEELALIENCGVSSPGVSGSIAECCWSETSSP comes from the coding sequence ATGACAAGGAAGATCTTCACCAACACCAGGGAGCGATGGAGGCAGCAAAATGTCAACAGCGCCTTTGCCAAGCTGCGGAAACTCATTCCCACCCACCCGCCCGACAAAAAACTGAGCAAGAACGAGACGCTGCGGTTAGCCATGAGATACATCAACTTCCTCGTCAAGGTCCTGGGAGAGCCCGGCCTGCAGCAGACGGCAGCGGCAGCGCGAGGCAGCCTCCTGGGCTTCTTCCAGCAAGCCCCGCGCCTGCAGAGCATggaggagctggctctgatTGAGAACTGTGGCGTCTCCTCTCCTGGCGTGAGCGGCAGTATTGCAGAGTGCTGCTGGTCAGAGACCTCGTCTCCTTAG